One window from the genome of Actinoplanes teichomyceticus ATCC 31121 encodes:
- a CDS encoding TIGR03086 family metal-binding protein: MAARLPLDLDPPVRQLRALLLGVDDRELIAPTPCPGWSVATLLDHLMSLAEAFTEAARRGADAGGDRPPRPPSAAHLSPHWRSRLPVRLEELATAWHAPVAWRGLARAGGITMPAPEMGVVAANELVMHGWDLARATGQDFAVDPRVLAALVPFLSAAPAEGTPGFLGPRVPIDPEEDEWPRALGLAGRDPAWRPPRSHDVPTVRRGSREQPPAARRA; this comes from the coding sequence GTGGCCGCTCGCCTGCCGCTGGATCTGGACCCGCCGGTTCGTCAGCTCAGGGCACTGCTGCTGGGGGTCGACGACCGCGAGCTGATCGCCCCGACGCCCTGTCCCGGCTGGTCCGTGGCGACCCTTCTCGATCATCTGATGAGCCTCGCCGAGGCGTTCACCGAGGCGGCCCGCCGGGGCGCTGACGCGGGTGGTGACCGCCCGCCGCGCCCGCCGTCGGCGGCACACCTGTCGCCGCACTGGCGCAGCCGCCTGCCGGTCCGGCTGGAGGAGCTGGCCACCGCCTGGCACGCCCCGGTCGCCTGGCGCGGTCTGGCCCGGGCCGGCGGGATCACCATGCCGGCTCCCGAGATGGGCGTGGTGGCCGCCAACGAGCTGGTCATGCACGGCTGGGATCTGGCCCGGGCCACCGGCCAGGATTTCGCCGTCGACCCCCGTGTCCTGGCCGCGCTGGTCCCGTTCCTGTCGGCCGCCCCGGCCGAGGGCACCCCGGGTTTCCTCGGCCCGCGGGTGCCGATCGACCCGGAGGAGGACGAGTGGCCCCGCGCGCTGGGTCTGGCCGGCCGCGATCCCGCCTGGCGACCACCCCGCAGCCACGACGTGCCCACCGTCCGCCGGGGGAGCCGGGAGCAGCCACCCGCGGCACGTCGCGCCTGA
- a CDS encoding HD domain-containing protein, whose amino-acid sequence MTTHHPVPGQASGVLLLPGTELATAALALVGDAECAAVANHSVRSYLFARLLADHLQAVPGGDYDPELLFLACVLHDIGLSEHGNRHQRFEVDGADVAAEFLTARGLPAAEVDAVWEAIALHTSPGIAERRGLLCQLVRRGVGVDIGFDAGFVAEADADRIHAAYPRLEMTRSLVDVIVGQARERPEKAPAYSLAWQMLRERGAGHVTALEAAATGSRWGS is encoded by the coding sequence ATGACGACTCACCACCCCGTACCGGGGCAGGCCTCCGGCGTGCTCCTGCTGCCCGGCACCGAGCTGGCCACCGCGGCGCTCGCCCTCGTCGGCGACGCGGAATGCGCCGCGGTCGCCAACCACAGCGTCCGCAGCTACCTGTTCGCCCGGCTGCTCGCCGACCACCTCCAGGCCGTGCCGGGCGGTGACTACGACCCGGAACTGCTCTTCCTGGCGTGCGTGCTGCATGACATCGGCCTGTCCGAGCACGGCAACCGCCATCAGCGCTTCGAGGTGGACGGGGCGGACGTCGCCGCCGAGTTCCTGACCGCTCGCGGCCTGCCCGCCGCCGAGGTCGACGCGGTGTGGGAGGCCATCGCCCTGCACACCTCGCCGGGCATCGCCGAGCGCCGCGGTCTGCTGTGCCAGCTGGTCCGGCGCGGGGTGGGCGTGGACATCGGGTTCGACGCCGGATTCGTCGCCGAGGCGGACGCCGACCGGATCCACGCCGCCTACCCGCGGCTGGAGATGACCCGGTCGCTGGTCGATGTGATCGTGGGGCAGGCGCGGGAACGGCCGGAGAAGGCCCCCGCGTACTCGCTCGCCTGGCAGATGCTGCGCGAACGTGGCGCCGGGCATGTCACCGCCCTGGAGGCCGCGGCCACCGGGTCGCGCTGGGGCAGCTGA
- a CDS encoding cobyrinate a,c-diamide synthase → MSAPSSGHGKTAIAVGLLAAMAARGLPTAGFKVGPDHTDAAYLGLAAGRPGRNLDPRLVGAQRIAPLFGHGASGAQLSVIEGAMGLFDSLTWQPEVDGTAAVAATLRAPVALVVDVAAMGHSLAALVHGFRMFDEMVHLGGVILNRVASPRHEQMLRSALDDIGMPVLGALRRGDLPNVLPSRAHGLVPVAHRTVEAGRAVRRLGEAVAQALDLDRLMALATSAPPLPGPLWTPAEAAGEPAELRPVVALAGGPGAPYTYVETAELLTAAGADVVVVDPLRDESLPPGTRALIVGSGLPEGYAEELSANHRLCSDVARFARDGWPVVAEGVALPWLGRELDGRPMCGVLDITGVTGEQTVAGYREATAPGTSVLAPAGARITGYKQHRAVVTPRAGAAPAWTWSGGNPEGFVWRQVHASQLGLHWAAAPEIAKRLVAAAITGPGKPGGHGPQPGGHGPQVDGHGVPVGGRGPQAGGHGSQSGGPTPQMPGAPAQPVPMRPPVSVSAQGMPGSEPAPAGYFDPEFTGHPAPEFAPAGYSGPGPVAAGAPGGGPAAAPSFGAVPGDGRGPGPVPPGMPGFDRVPMDAQGSGAVPGFGGVPMDAQGSGGVPGFGGVPVDAHGSGPLPGGAPGFDRVPMDAPGSGGVPGFGGVPADGHGPGPLPPGMSGGGARVTANGPTSGPMSGSVSGPIPGAVSGPLPDELPPADPAPTTGPVPGMFPPGVPAPGMGAPHSTAHGPMALPAGPGPGPASGNGPVHPRPGSNMPNVGPVHGSANPGPVHGPHGPGPAGRAHGAGPPQGPRGAGPGQAPHGMGPGQGPPGLGQGSPGVGAGHGTPGVGPAGHAVSGAGSAGHGMPGAGPAGSGTPGAGPGRDADDRPTSDIPVSS, encoded by the coding sequence GTGAGCGCGCCGTCGTCCGGCCACGGCAAGACCGCGATAGCCGTCGGGCTGCTCGCCGCGATGGCGGCACGTGGCCTGCCCACGGCGGGTTTCAAGGTCGGCCCCGATCACACCGACGCGGCGTACCTCGGGCTGGCGGCCGGACGCCCGGGCCGCAACCTGGACCCCCGCCTGGTCGGCGCGCAACGCATCGCGCCGCTGTTCGGGCACGGCGCCTCCGGGGCGCAGCTGTCCGTCATCGAGGGCGCGATGGGCCTGTTCGACAGCCTCACCTGGCAGCCGGAGGTCGACGGCACCGCCGCGGTCGCGGCCACGCTGCGCGCGCCGGTGGCGCTGGTGGTGGACGTCGCCGCGATGGGCCACTCGCTCGCCGCGCTGGTGCACGGCTTCCGGATGTTCGACGAGATGGTGCACCTGGGTGGCGTGATCCTGAACCGGGTGGCCTCGCCGCGCCACGAGCAGATGCTGCGCAGCGCCCTGGACGACATCGGCATGCCGGTGCTGGGCGCGCTGCGCCGCGGTGACCTGCCGAACGTGCTGCCCTCCCGGGCACACGGCCTGGTGCCGGTCGCGCACCGTACCGTCGAGGCCGGCCGCGCCGTGCGCCGCCTCGGTGAGGCGGTCGCCCAGGCGCTCGACCTGGACCGGCTGATGGCCCTGGCCACCTCCGCCCCGCCGCTGCCGGGGCCGCTCTGGACGCCGGCCGAGGCGGCCGGCGAGCCGGCCGAGCTGCGCCCGGTCGTTGCGCTCGCGGGTGGTCCGGGTGCTCCTTACACGTACGTGGAAACCGCCGAACTGCTCACCGCCGCCGGCGCCGACGTGGTGGTGGTCGACCCGCTCCGCGACGAGTCGCTGCCGCCGGGCACCCGGGCGCTGATCGTCGGTTCCGGACTGCCCGAGGGGTATGCCGAGGAGCTTTCCGCCAACCACCGGCTCTGCTCCGACGTGGCACGGTTCGCCCGGGACGGGTGGCCGGTGGTCGCCGAGGGGGTGGCGCTGCCCTGGCTCGGCCGTGAGCTCGACGGTCGGCCGATGTGCGGAGTGCTGGACATCACCGGCGTCACCGGGGAGCAGACCGTCGCCGGGTACCGCGAGGCGACCGCGCCGGGCACGTCGGTGCTGGCCCCGGCCGGCGCCCGGATCACCGGGTACAAGCAGCACCGCGCGGTCGTGACGCCGCGGGCCGGCGCCGCGCCCGCGTGGACCTGGTCGGGAGGCAACCCGGAGGGTTTCGTCTGGCGCCAGGTGCACGCCTCACAGCTGGGGCTGCACTGGGCGGCCGCGCCGGAGATCGCCAAGCGCCTGGTCGCGGCCGCGATCACCGGCCCGGGGAAGCCGGGCGGTCATGGCCCGCAGCCGGGCGGTCATGGCCCGCAGGTGGACGGTCACGGCGTGCCGGTCGGCGGTCGCGGGCCGCAGGCCGGCGGGCACGGCTCGCAGAGCGGCGGTCCGACGCCACAGATGCCCGGTGCGCCGGCGCAGCCGGTGCCGATGAGGCCGCCGGTGTCCGTTTCGGCGCAGGGGATGCCCGGCTCGGAGCCGGCTCCGGCGGGGTACTTCGATCCGGAGTTCACCGGCCATCCCGCACCGGAGTTCGCTCCGGCCGGGTATTCCGGACCCGGCCCGGTCGCGGCGGGCGCGCCGGGCGGCGGCCCGGCCGCAGCGCCCAGCTTCGGCGCGGTGCCGGGGGACGGGCGAGGCCCGGGACCGGTGCCGCCCGGGATGCCCGGGTTCGACCGGGTGCCGATGGACGCTCAGGGTTCCGGTGCGGTGCCGGGGTTCGGTGGCGTGCCGATGGACGCTCAGGGTTCCGGTGGGGTGCCGGGGTTCGGTGGCGTGCCGGTGGATGCGCATGGTTCCGGGCCGCTGCCCGGTGGGGCGCCCGGGTTCGACCGGGTGCCGATGGATGCCCCGGGTTCGGGTGGGGTGCCGGGGTTCGGTGGCGTGCCGGCGGATGGGCACGGTCCGGGCCCGCTGCCGCCCGGGATGTCCGGTGGCGGCGCGCGGGTGACCGCGAACGGCCCCACGTCCGGGCCGATGTCCGGCTCCGTCTCCGGTCCGATCCCCGGCGCCGTCTCCGGCCCGCTGCCGGACGAACTGCCGCCCGCCGACCCGGCGCCGACCACCGGCCCGGTGCCCGGGATGTTCCCGCCCGGCGTCCCGGCGCCGGGCATGGGGGCGCCGCACAGCACGGCACACGGTCCGATGGCGTTGCCCGCCGGTCCGGGGCCCGGGCCGGCGTCCGGCAACGGGCCGGTCCACCCGCGCCCGGGTTCCAATATGCCGAACGTGGGCCCGGTTCACGGATCCGCCAACCCCGGCCCGGTGCACGGCCCGCACGGCCCCGGCCCGGCGGGGCGGGCGCACGGCGCAGGCCCGCCGCAGGGACCGCGTGGCGCGGGCCCGGGACAGGCGCCGCACGGCATGGGCCCGGGTCAGGGCCCGCCCGGGCTGGGCCAGGGCTCGCCCGGCGTGGGCGCGGGTCACGGGACACCCGGCGTCGGCCCGGCTGGGCACGCGGTGTCGGGCGCTGGCTCGGCCGGGCACGGGATGCCGGGCGCTGGGCCGGCCGGGTCCGGGACGCCCGGCGCCGGCCCGGGACGGGATGCGGACGACCGCCCGACCTCCGACATCCCGGTGTCCTCCTGA
- a CDS encoding GlxA family transcriptional regulator, producing MVTHAVAVLALDRVVPLDLSIPAGIFGEQPDLPYRLTVCGRDPEVATTTGFSIRVPGTLDDARRADTLIVPGYTGAGGDLPDQVLDTITQVHARGGRVVSICSGAFALAAAGLLDGRRATTHWSRAAELARRYPRITVDPHVLYVDEGQLLTSAGVSAGIDLCLYLVRRDHGAAAANRVARNVVAAPHRDGGQAQFIASPVAADDDAALSGVRAWALAHLDRPVSVPELARHAAMAPRTFARRFVAETGHTPLQWLLHARIDRARELLESSTLSIGQIADSTGLGSAINLRVHFRNLVGTTPSAYRRAFRTTADVS from the coding sequence ATGGTCACACATGCTGTCGCGGTGCTCGCGCTGGACCGGGTGGTACCCCTGGACCTCAGCATTCCGGCCGGCATCTTCGGCGAGCAGCCGGATCTGCCGTACCGGTTGACCGTCTGCGGCCGAGATCCGGAGGTCGCCACCACGACCGGCTTCTCGATCCGGGTGCCCGGGACGCTCGACGACGCCCGCCGCGCCGACACGCTGATCGTCCCCGGCTACACCGGCGCGGGCGGCGACCTGCCGGACCAGGTGCTCGACACGATCACGCAGGTGCACGCCCGCGGCGGCCGGGTGGTCTCCATCTGCTCCGGGGCCTTCGCCCTCGCCGCCGCCGGGCTCCTGGACGGACGGCGGGCCACCACGCACTGGAGCCGGGCCGCCGAGCTGGCGCGACGATATCCCCGGATCACCGTCGACCCGCACGTGCTCTACGTCGACGAGGGGCAACTGCTCACCTCCGCCGGCGTCTCCGCCGGCATCGACCTGTGCCTGTACCTGGTGCGGCGCGACCACGGCGCCGCGGCAGCCAACCGGGTCGCCCGCAACGTGGTCGCCGCGCCCCACCGGGACGGCGGCCAGGCCCAGTTCATCGCGTCGCCGGTCGCCGCCGACGACGACGCCGCGCTGTCCGGCGTCCGCGCCTGGGCGCTGGCCCACCTCGACCGCCCCGTCAGCGTGCCCGAACTGGCCCGCCACGCCGCCATGGCGCCGCGCACCTTCGCCCGCCGCTTCGTCGCCGAAACCGGGCACACCCCGTTGCAGTGGCTGTTGCACGCGCGCATCGACCGCGCCCGCGAACTGCTGGAGAGCAGCACCCTCAGTATCGGGCAGATCGCCGACAGCACCGGTCTGGGCAGCGCCATCAATCTCCGGGTCCATTTCCGCAATCTGGTCGGGACCACCCCGAGCGCCTATCGTCGCGCCTTCCGGACCACGGCCGACGTGTCCTGA